A genomic region of Barnesiella viscericola DSM 18177 contains the following coding sequences:
- the recR gene encoding recombination mediator RecR, with amino-acid sequence MDQQYSSILLENAVSEFAKLPGIGRKTALRLVLYLLRQEEGEAEKFGNTIIKLCKEIKHCHVCHNISDTDTCSICSDPSRDASTICVVENVKEVMVVENTRQFHGLYHVLGGVISPMDGIGPADLEIESLVDRVAAGGIQEVILALSPTMEGDTTNFYIFRKLAPFDVKITIIARGVSVGGELEYTDEITLGRSILNRTLFSESFKG; translated from the coding sequence ATGGATCAACAATATTCTTCGATTCTGCTTGAAAATGCGGTGAGCGAATTTGCCAAGCTGCCGGGCATCGGCCGCAAGACGGCGCTGCGACTGGTTCTCTACCTGTTGCGTCAGGAGGAGGGCGAGGCCGAGAAATTCGGGAACACCATCATCAAGCTGTGCAAGGAGATCAAGCACTGCCACGTGTGCCACAACATATCCGACACCGACACCTGCTCCATTTGCAGCGACCCGTCGCGCGACGCCTCGACGATATGCGTAGTCGAGAACGTGAAGGAGGTGATGGTGGTCGAGAATACCCGGCAGTTTCACGGGCTCTACCACGTGTTGGGCGGGGTCATCTCGCCCATGGACGGCATCGGGCCGGCCGACCTCGAAATCGAGAGCCTGGTCGACCGGGTAGCGGCGGGCGGTATCCAGGAGGTGATTCTGGCACTGAGTCCGACGATGGAGGGCGACACGACCAACTTCTACATCTTCCGCAAACTGGCCCCCTTCGACGTGAAGATTACCATCATCGCCCGGGGGGTATCGGTGGGCGGCGAACTGGAATATACCGACGAAATCACGCTGGGGCGCTCGATTCTCAACCGCACGCTGTTCAGCGAAAGTTTCAAGGGATAG
- a CDS encoding glycosyltransferase family 2 protein has product MLVVKISIIIVNYRVKHFLEQALRSVRAALTLYPMEAEIFVVDNCSQDDSLDYLSPRFPEVRFIANTENVGFARANNQAMELATGQYVLLLNPDTVIAEDTLHEVCLFLDTHPDAGGVGVKMLDGNGRFLPESKRGFPSPWVSFCKIFGLASLFPRSPLFGRYHLKYLSPDECHRVDILSGAFMCMRHETLDKSGLLDEAFFMYGEDIDLSYRLVLAGYHNYYLPTPIIHYKGESTKKGSLRYVRIFYEAMLIFFKKHYPHYSKGYYLAVKFSIFFRAMLAAAHRILLYPFKRKKGVEKRERGEWYALTNQIDRVTELIPGRPRITALQSIQELPTPDKHSPLRYIVLDSGWLSYRDIIATLQQQCHERNRFLIYNPDAQVIISPQQIYTRS; this is encoded by the coding sequence ATTCTCGTGGTAAAAATCAGCATCATCATTGTCAACTACCGGGTGAAACACTTTCTGGAGCAGGCGCTCCGGTCGGTGCGGGCTGCGCTGACGCTCTACCCCATGGAGGCCGAGATTTTCGTGGTCGACAACTGTTCGCAAGACGACTCGCTCGACTACCTCTCGCCCCGGTTCCCCGAGGTGCGGTTTATCGCCAACACCGAGAATGTGGGGTTTGCCCGCGCCAACAACCAGGCGATGGAGCTGGCTACGGGACAATACGTCTTGCTACTCAACCCCGACACGGTCATTGCCGAGGATACGTTGCACGAGGTGTGCCTCTTCCTGGACACACACCCCGACGCGGGTGGCGTGGGGGTGAAGATGCTCGACGGCAACGGCCGTTTTCTGCCCGAGTCGAAGCGGGGGTTCCCCTCGCCCTGGGTGTCGTTCTGCAAGATATTCGGGCTGGCTTCACTCTTTCCCCGTTCGCCCCTCTTCGGGCGCTACCACCTGAAATACCTCTCACCCGACGAGTGCCACCGCGTCGACATTCTGTCGGGGGCCTTCATGTGCATGCGGCACGAAACGCTCGACAAGAGCGGACTGCTCGACGAGGCTTTCTTCATGTATGGCGAGGACATCGACCTCTCCTACCGGCTGGTGTTGGCCGGATACCACAACTACTACCTGCCCACCCCTATCATTCACTACAAGGGCGAGAGCACCAAAAAGGGGAGCCTGCGCTACGTGCGGATATTCTACGAGGCGATGCTCATCTTCTTCAAGAAACACTATCCCCATTACAGCAAGGGCTACTACCTGGCGGTGAAGTTCTCCATCTTCTTCCGGGCCATGCTGGCAGCCGCCCACCGCATCTTGCTCTATCCGTTCAAACGGAAGAAGGGCGTAGAGAAGCGGGAACGGGGCGAATGGTATGCCCTAACCAACCAGATTGACCGGGTGACCGAACTCATTCCCGGTCGACCCCGCATCACGGCTCTCCAATCGATTCAAGAACTACCCACTCCCGACAAGCACTCACCCCTGCGCTACATCGTGCTCGACTCGGGGTGGCTCTCCTACCGCGACATCATCGCCACCCTGCAACAGCAATGCCACGAGCGCAACCGGTTTCTCATCTACAATCCCGACGCTCAGGTGATTATCTCACCCCAACAAATCTATACACGCTCATGA
- the yihA gene encoding ribosome biogenesis GTP-binding protein YihA/YsxC, translating into MEIKNAKFVVSSSRVQDCPSHPLPEYAFIGRSNVGKSSLINMLTRRKGLAMTSATPGKTMLINHFLIDDSWYLVDLPGYGYARRGKESREALRKMIEGYALRRHELTCLFVLLDCRHKPQQIDLDFMEWLGENGVPFAIVFTKTDKVGPVALRTAIEHYKSVLHETWEELPPIFTTSSERGTGRDELLDYIDQVNRSLREQPRES; encoded by the coding sequence ATGGAGATTAAAAACGCCAAGTTTGTCGTGAGCAGCAGTCGGGTGCAGGATTGCCCTTCGCACCCGTTGCCCGAGTATGCCTTTATCGGACGCTCCAACGTGGGTAAGTCGTCGCTTATCAACATGCTCACCCGTCGGAAGGGGCTGGCCATGACCTCGGCCACTCCGGGTAAGACGATGCTCATCAACCACTTTCTCATCGACGACAGCTGGTATCTGGTCGACCTGCCCGGTTACGGCTATGCCCGCCGGGGCAAGGAGAGCCGCGAGGCGTTGCGCAAGATGATTGAGGGGTATGCCCTTCGTCGTCACGAGCTTACCTGCCTCTTCGTACTGCTCGACTGTCGTCACAAGCCGCAGCAAATCGACCTCGACTTTATGGAGTGGCTCGGCGAGAACGGCGTGCCCTTTGCCATCGTCTTTACCAAGACCGACAAGGTGGGCCCCGTGGCGTTGCGCACGGCCATCGAGCACTACAAGAGTGTGTTGCACGAGACCTGGGAGGAGTTGCCCCCCATCTTCACCACCTCGTCGGAGCGGGGTACCGGTCGGGACGAATTGCTCGACTACATCGACCAGGTGAACCGGAGCTTGCGGGAGCAGCCCCGGGAGTCGTGA